A portion of the Calothrix sp. 336/3 genome contains these proteins:
- a CDS encoding TetR/AcrR family transcriptional regulator — MTRSKITDIERTNSADKVDQILQGAMQEFLVHGYAGTSMDKVASAAGVSKATVYSYFQDKKSLFESLIQQIAEQKCQAVFGSLPSEGDPYMLLRQLMVNGLDRMMQDDEHRAFMRVLIGESGRFPELAQAWVQYVMKPSLPILCKFLEHPDLKISDPEATAQVIVGSLVHFMMTQEMLHGKDIFPMDGDRIINALFDLICKNREESA; from the coding sequence ATGACACGCAGTAAAATAACAGATATAGAACGCACTAATTCCGCAGACAAGGTAGACCAAATACTTCAAGGGGCAATGCAGGAGTTTTTGGTACATGGCTATGCTGGTACAAGCATGGATAAGGTTGCATCTGCCGCAGGAGTATCGAAAGCTACTGTTTATAGCTATTTTCAAGATAAGAAAAGTTTATTTGAAAGTTTAATTCAGCAAATCGCCGAACAAAAATGTCAAGCTGTGTTTGGCAGTTTACCGTCGGAGGGTGATCCCTATATGTTGCTGAGGCAACTGATGGTGAATGGTTTAGACAGAATGATGCAGGATGACGAACATCGTGCGTTTATGCGGGTGTTAATTGGTGAGTCGGGACGTTTTCCAGAATTGGCTCAAGCATGGGTACAGTATGTGATGAAACCTTCCTTACCCATTCTCTGTAAATTCCTAGAGCATCCAGATTTAAAAATATCCGATCCAGAAGCAACCGCTCAGGTGATAGTGGGTAGTTTAGTACATTTCATGATGACCCAGGAAATGCTCCACGGCAAAGATATTTTCCCCATGGATGGCGATCGCATTATCAATGCTTTGTTTGATTTGATTTGTAAAAACCGTGAAGAATCAGCCTGA
- a CDS encoding RluA family pseudouridine synthase, which yields MNEFYLEVATQGERLDKYLTQELSDLSRSRIQQLIEQGNVQLNGEICTSKKMLVNLGDRLSLSIPTPEPLELLAEDIPLDILYEDEQLLILNKPAGLVVHPAPGHADGTLVNALLAHCPNLPGIGGVQRPGIVHRLDKDTTGAIAIAKTELAHQHLQAQLKAKTARREYLGVIYGVPKDTSGSIDLPIGRHPIDRKKMAIVPVEKGGRSAITHWQVEERMGNYTLVLFRLETGRTHQIRVHSSQLGHPIVGDQLYGSGRSVGVNLPGQALHAWKLQLQHPISGELIQAIATPPPSFTTLLDVLRRRNN from the coding sequence ATGAATGAATTTTATTTAGAAGTCGCAACTCAGGGGGAACGTTTAGATAAATATCTTACCCAGGAGTTATCAGACTTATCTCGTTCCCGTATCCAGCAACTGATTGAGCAGGGGAATGTGCAATTGAATGGGGAGATTTGCACTTCTAAAAAAATGTTGGTAAATTTGGGCGATCGCCTGTCTCTTTCTATCCCCACACCCGAACCCCTAGAATTGCTCGCAGAAGACATTCCCCTGGATATTCTCTATGAAGATGAGCAATTACTGATTCTCAATAAACCTGCGGGGTTAGTTGTCCATCCCGCTCCTGGTCATGCAGATGGTACTCTAGTGAATGCACTCCTAGCCCATTGTCCGAACTTACCGGGGATTGGAGGGGTACAACGTCCAGGTATTGTTCACCGTTTGGATAAAGACACTACAGGGGCGATCGCGATCGCCAAAACCGAACTAGCTCACCAACATCTACAAGCACAACTCAAGGCAAAAACTGCCCGTCGAGAATATCTGGGGGTAATTTACGGAGTTCCTAAGGATACAAGTGGCTCAATAGATTTACCGATTGGTCGTCATCCGATAGATAGGAAAAAAATGGCTATAGTGCCCGTTGAAAAGGGCGGAAGGTCTGCCATTACTCACTGGCAGGTTGAAGAGCGTATGGGAAATTATACATTAGTTTTGTTTCGACTAGAAACTGGACGCACCCATCAAATTCGTGTTCATAGTTCCCAACTGGGGCATCCAATTGTGGGCGATCAGCTTTATGGTTCCGGTCGTTCCGTGGGCGTTAACCTCCCAGGGCAAGCACTGCACGCTTGGAAGCTACAACTTCAGCATCCCATTTCTGGAGAATTAATTCAAGCGATCGCCACCCCTCCCCCCAGTTTTACCACCCTACTTGATGTATTACGTCGCCGCAACAATTAG
- a CDS encoding response regulator has product MKILPINRYRFYQALQPLTLLKKVSSKSTSGCLQVFTASASWSIYIQDGRLIYASHIDKMFEILYRNLHDLSEKVPTLPTGIREQLRAIFETGIDHQAIPNPDYLAICWLVNQKLLTVNQAGILIEQLAVETLESFLRVREGSYEFTTESFLDEMPKFCYLDVRLLVEQSLQRMARQRQKTANNNSHQQSNPSAPLRAKFPQISYPSAQSPPETAVKDKTAKIRADIKKVRKTEETAQYTIICIDDNPTVIKAITYFLDDQLFSVVGISDPLKALMQMIRLKPDIILLDIEMPNLDGYELCSLLRKHNHFKGTPIIMVTGRTGFIDRARAKIVRASGYLSKPFTQAELIKVIFQNLQS; this is encoded by the coding sequence ATGAAGATACTTCCTATTAATAGATATCGGTTTTATCAGGCACTGCAACCACTAACTCTATTGAAAAAAGTATCTAGCAAGTCTACCAGTGGTTGTCTGCAAGTCTTTACAGCATCAGCCTCTTGGTCAATATACATCCAAGATGGAAGATTAATTTATGCTAGTCATATCGACAAGATGTTTGAAATATTGTATCGAAACTTACATGATTTGAGTGAGAAAGTTCCGACTCTTCCCACAGGAATCAGGGAACAATTACGAGCAATATTTGAAACAGGGATAGATCACCAAGCCATACCGAATCCAGATTACCTGGCTATTTGTTGGTTAGTCAATCAGAAGTTATTGACTGTTAACCAAGCAGGAATCTTGATTGAGCAGTTAGCGGTGGAAACCCTAGAATCTTTTTTAAGAGTTCGTGAAGGTAGTTATGAGTTCACGACGGAGAGTTTTTTGGATGAAATGCCCAAATTTTGTTATTTGGATGTGCGATTGCTTGTAGAGCAAAGTTTGCAAAGAATGGCACGTCAACGACAGAAGACAGCAAATAATAACTCTCACCAGCAGAGTAACCCTTCTGCTCCCCTTAGGGCTAAATTTCCCCAAATTTCCTATCCATCAGCACAATCTCCTCCAGAAACAGCAGTTAAAGACAAGACAGCAAAGATAAGAGCAGACATCAAAAAAGTTAGGAAAACTGAGGAAACAGCACAGTACACAATTATCTGTATTGATGATAATCCCACGGTGATTAAAGCGATTACATATTTTTTAGATGATCAATTATTTTCCGTGGTAGGAATTAGCGATCCACTCAAAGCATTAATGCAGATGATTCGCTTAAAACCTGATATTATCCTGCTGGATATTGAAATGCCTAATTTAGACGGTTATGAGTTATGTTCCCTGTTGCGTAAGCACAATCATTTCAAAGGAACTCCAATTATTATGGTGACAGGGAGAACTGGTTTTATTGATAGAGCTAGAGCCAAAATTGTCCGTGCTTCCGGTTATTTAAGTAAGCCATTTACCCAGGCAGAGTTAATAAAAGTTATCTTTCAAAATCTGCAATCATGA
- a CDS encoding chemotaxis protein CheW encodes MIIHTSKDTLLTSEIRDLNTGYLKVKLSPQFMGAFPVEQVQEVIVVGLESLTIIPNMPSCVLGLMNWHSRIIWLVDLPKMLGLELYHGKQKMYNVVVINCEQGVFGLVVPELKGTTRLFTENLDSHHGKVDSHLSPYIRGYCQQAEENFLIFDVAAMMQSPILHQR; translated from the coding sequence ATGATTATTCATACATCTAAAGATACCTTATTGACTTCAGAGATTCGTGATTTAAATACAGGATATCTAAAAGTTAAATTAAGTCCTCAGTTTATGGGAGCTTTCCCCGTCGAACAGGTTCAAGAAGTAATAGTAGTGGGATTAGAATCGCTAACAATTATCCCCAATATGCCTAGTTGTGTTCTGGGTTTGATGAATTGGCACAGTCGGATTATCTGGTTAGTTGATTTGCCAAAAATGTTGGGTTTAGAACTTTATCATGGCAAGCAGAAAATGTATAACGTGGTGGTGATTAATTGTGAACAAGGTGTATTTGGTTTAGTTGTACCAGAGTTAAAAGGAACAACAAGACTATTCACAGAAAATTTAGATAGTCATCATGGGAAAGTTGATAGCCATCTTTCTCCCTATATTCGAGGATATTGCCAACAAGCAGAAGAAAATTTTCTGATTTTTGATGTCGCAGCGATGATGCAGTCACCTATTTTACATCAAAGATAG
- a CDS encoding GAF domain-containing protein, producing MITRIEVENRNGNFQPTPKVNSHETETVIQRSNYADYSPVNYLLTWVKQASLRTKAIAVAVAISTLPVLGVGGFTYYLVNKSISQEISQIKTEKTSQGLPNNHSRMVATQQELLLTLTMGTLMTALLVGAIAAILANRLTLPIQAATLAVKKLAKGNLDARILVQGEDEVATLGASINRMADQIQDLLRKQKAEAERLKSFTNILIAIRQSANTADLFDTAVAEVRQALGAHRVIIYHFNNHGRGQVVAESAAPGLPVTWGETIEDSAIARELIEAYTINGAIAVSNLQEANFAPEHLKFMERLQVKASLVVPILKDNQIFGFLMAHYCWAPHVWQPFEINFLRQLAVQIGLALERVNLLEVTQALKDFAIHLSGTFSAQGIYNLAVQNIRQALKVERVEIYQFDEQWQASILAESLEKGIPPSHNTLDYGSFAQELEKYRQGGVLANQNIYQASWQSSGVKANLAAPILLGDRLLGLLVAQQCTRTRVWQESEIALFEQFARMVGLALERASLLEKNAKALSIAELASQQQHQQTQQLQQQIQHLTHYISKAQRGDLTVQVQPQEGEIAVVADFCNTIIENLREIVSLVKVAATQLNTAIADNSGSIGQLAIDGFKQTQEITRTLDTIEQMRLAMKTVAKSARLAAAIARSTTPTGEMGHTAIDLSVENIYNLRENMADTAKKAKHLGESCQQISRVTSLIHQLSLQTNLLAINAGIEASRSSDNHQGFILVSEEVATLAAKSAAATVEIDGIVANIQQEAQAVVQSLELSNSQVMEVTRLVEDSKHSLTQILDVCQQIDELVQSISLATVSQVQTSKEITNLMKDMAKVSEMTGTSARKVSASLHKTLEVYHLLQSSVGNYKIS from the coding sequence ATGATTACCAGAATCGAAGTAGAGAATAGAAACGGAAATTTTCAACCGACTCCTAAGGTAAATTCCCACGAGACTGAAACAGTAATTCAGAGGAGTAATTATGCTGATTATTCCCCTGTGAATTATCTGTTAACTTGGGTAAAGCAAGCGAGTTTACGCACCAAGGCGATCGCCGTTGCTGTTGCCATCTCAACCTTACCTGTATTAGGGGTAGGAGGATTTACCTACTATCTGGTAAATAAGTCAATTTCCCAGGAAATTAGCCAAATCAAGACAGAGAAGACTTCCCAAGGTTTGCCAAATAACCACAGTCGGATGGTTGCCACCCAGCAGGAATTACTTCTCACCCTGACTATGGGAACCTTAATGACTGCTTTGTTAGTGGGAGCGATCGCGGCAATTTTAGCTAATCGTTTGACTTTACCGATTCAAGCAGCCACCTTAGCAGTCAAAAAACTCGCCAAGGGTAATTTAGATGCGCGGATTTTAGTACAGGGAGAAGACGAGGTTGCCACCTTAGGAGCTAGTATCAACCGGATGGCAGACCAAATACAAGATTTATTACGCAAACAAAAAGCTGAAGCGGAAAGACTCAAAAGCTTTACAAATATTCTCATCGCCATTCGCCAGTCTGCCAATACCGCAGATTTATTTGATACTGCCGTGGCAGAGGTAAGACAAGCATTAGGGGCGCACCGAGTAATTATATATCATTTTAATAACCACGGTCGGGGGCAAGTAGTTGCCGAATCCGCAGCTCCTGGTTTACCAGTCACCTGGGGAGAGACAATTGAAGACTCTGCCATTGCCAGGGAATTAATCGAAGCATACACAATTAATGGGGCGATCGCTGTCAGCAATTTACAAGAGGCAAACTTTGCTCCTGAACATTTAAAATTCATGGAGCGACTCCAAGTTAAAGCCAGTTTAGTTGTTCCTATCCTCAAAGACAATCAAATCTTTGGCTTTTTAATGGCACACTATTGTTGGGCACCCCATGTCTGGCAACCTTTTGAAATTAACTTTTTACGGCAATTAGCTGTGCAAATTGGTTTAGCTTTAGAGCGAGTCAACCTCCTAGAAGTTACCCAAGCACTTAAAGACTTTGCTATCCATCTTTCCGGCACATTCAGCGCCCAAGGTATTTATAATTTAGCGGTACAGAATATTCGTCAAGCTTTGAAGGTAGAGCGAGTCGAGATTTATCAATTTGATGAGCAATGGCAAGCTAGTATTTTGGCAGAATCCTTGGAAAAGGGAATTCCACCGAGCCACAATACCCTAGATTATGGGAGTTTTGCCCAGGAGTTAGAAAAATATCGCCAAGGAGGTGTGTTAGCAAACCAAAATATCTATCAAGCATCTTGGCAATCCTCCGGGGTAAAAGCCAATTTAGCCGCACCTATTTTACTAGGCGATCGCCTCCTAGGATTACTGGTAGCTCAACAATGTACCCGTACCCGCGTTTGGCAAGAATCAGAAATTGCCCTGTTTGAACAGTTCGCCCGGATGGTAGGATTAGCCTTAGAGCGGGCAAGTCTCCTCGAAAAAAATGCCAAAGCTCTCTCCATCGCAGAATTAGCTTCCCAACAACAACACCAGCAAACTCAACAACTGCAACAACAAATCCAGCACCTCACCCACTATATATCTAAAGCCCAACGGGGTGATTTAACAGTGCAAGTGCAACCTCAAGAGGGAGAAATTGCAGTCGTGGCAGATTTCTGTAACACCATCATCGAAAATTTACGAGAAATCGTTTCCTTGGTAAAAGTTGCAGCAACACAATTAAATACCGCGATCGCCGATAATTCTGGCTCCATTGGGCAATTAGCCATTGATGGTTTCAAACAAACCCAGGAAATTACCCGCACCCTCGACACCATCGAGCAAATGCGCTTAGCCATGAAAACCGTCGCCAAAAGTGCTAGATTAGCCGCAGCGATCGCCCGCAGTACCACCCCCACTGGAGAAATGGGGCATACAGCCATTGATTTAAGCGTCGAAAATATCTATAATTTGCGGGAAAATATGGCTGACACCGCCAAGAAAGCTAAACACCTCGGCGAATCCTGTCAACAAATTTCCCGTGTCACCTCCCTTATCCACCAACTATCCCTGCAAACCAACCTCCTCGCAATTAATGCCGGCATTGAAGCCAGTCGTAGTAGCGATAATCACCAAGGCTTTATTCTAGTGTCCGAAGAAGTTGCCACCCTCGCCGCCAAGAGTGCTGCCGCAACGGTCGAGATAGACGGGATTGTAGCCAATATTCAACAGGAAGCTCAAGCAGTAGTTCAGTCCTTAGAATTAAGCAATAGTCAGGTAATGGAAGTTACACGACTTGTAGAAGATAGCAAACATAGCTTGACGCAAATTCTCGATGTATGTCAACAAATTGATGAGTTAGTGCAGTCAATTTCCCTGGCTACGGTTTCCCAGGTACAAACCTCTAAGGAAATAACTAACCTGATGAAAGATATGGCAAAGGTATCAGAAATGACGGGAACCTCCGCTCGCAAAGTCTCTGCATCCTTACATAAAACTTTGGAAGTCTACCATTTATTACAAAGTAGTGTCGGTAATTACAAGATTAGTTAA
- the hisH gene encoding imidazole glycerol phosphate synthase subunit HisH, whose protein sequence is MAVIAVVDYDMGNLHSVCKGLERAGATPKITDSAREMELADAVLLPGVGAFDPAVQHLRSRGLEQPIKAAISSGKPFLGICLGLQILFESSEEGHEPGLGIIKGKVRRFRPEPGITIPHMGWNQLEFTQPKCLLWEYLAPHPWVYFVHSFYVDPLDTTVRAATVTHGSQSITAAVARDNLVAVQFHPEKSSNIGLQILSNFVAQVREEIAA, encoded by the coding sequence ATGGCGGTGATTGCAGTCGTTGATTACGACATGGGTAACTTGCATTCAGTCTGTAAAGGTTTAGAAAGAGCTGGTGCAACACCTAAAATTACAGATTCGGCACGGGAAATGGAACTAGCAGATGCTGTTCTTTTGCCCGGTGTGGGTGCTTTTGACCCAGCAGTTCAACACTTAAGGTCGCGTGGTTTAGAACAACCCATCAAAGCGGCAATATCTTCTGGCAAACCTTTTTTAGGTATCTGCTTAGGACTGCAAATTCTCTTTGAATCTTCCGAGGAAGGACATGAACCTGGACTCGGAATTATTAAAGGTAAGGTGCGTCGTTTCCGTCCCGAACCGGGAATTACAATTCCCCATATGGGTTGGAATCAGCTGGAATTTACCCAACCAAAATGTTTGCTTTGGGAATATTTAGCACCCCATCCTTGGGTGTATTTTGTTCATTCTTTCTATGTTGACCCCCTGGATACTACGGTGCGTGCTGCTACTGTCACCCATGGCAGTCAATCTATCACTGCCGCAGTTGCTCGTGATAATTTAGTTGCAGTCCAATTTCACCCCGAAAAATCTTCTAATATCGGGTTACAAATTCTCTCGAATTTTGTTGCCCAGGTGCGAGAAGAAATTGCTGCGTGA
- a CDS encoding peptidase C15: protein MSKRFLLTSFDIWLPHHQSNSSDDLLTQVSKLEGISHDLTCLRLLPVDIALASSQVIEKIRELQPQAIICCGMAEKRSQLTVESNASCGEAVLQTTVDLQNLLALSENVGISHDCGKFICEGLYYSVLDYLNRQQIKVPCIFVHVPILTEDNLSEITRDFLLIIHQLALS, encoded by the coding sequence ATGTCGAAAAGATTTCTATTAACTTCTTTTGATATTTGGTTGCCCCATCACCAATCAAATTCCTCTGATGATTTGTTGACTCAGGTGAGTAAACTTGAGGGAATATCTCATGATTTAACTTGTCTGAGACTTCTACCAGTAGATATTGCCCTAGCTAGTTCTCAGGTAATCGAAAAAATCCGCGAACTCCAACCCCAGGCTATTATCTGTTGTGGCATGGCAGAAAAGCGATCGCAATTAACGGTAGAATCAAATGCGAGTTGTGGTGAGGCAGTTTTACAAACAACGGTGGATTTACAAAATTTGCTCGCCCTCTCCGAGAATGTCGGAATCAGTCACGACTGCGGTAAATTTATCTGTGAAGGTCTATATTATTCCGTGTTAGATTACCTGAATAGGCAGCAAATCAAAGTCCCCTGCATTTTTGTCCACGTTCCTATTTTGACTGAGGATAACTTATCTGAGATTACCCGCGATTTTCTATTAATTATTCACCAGTTGGCACTTTCGTAA
- a CDS encoding DUF3370 domain-containing protein: protein MLPFLLILPIAQSNIQPIGEEIIQIQEVLPLPGKLDIIPTFNSNSPEKVLEEGILLSTFPSQGKKAPTAHLNFPFRGRFDIFAHHIAEAPSPDNLRTLYLGVMLHNPGRKPVKVKVFQAASYLSQPDAPFIQLPSFSDNWLGNVFAGPGDRVMNEVLRGQRQNNFPAEITIPPQSSQMVMNAPIPVKGLNPPLNGRSALMRLWSSGKVYAASMAMFAPTNSDGTERSPNVQEWQNLLNSGDLSTPRDKVPTPPGQTPIIYGRVAGVAQGSRWRAFITDNPQVKYLTIPQAGQAYSYALSTVDGGTLGTGQVQSAPMLARYPDTAYRAHGNYGIQYSLKLPLYNKTQSNQKVTISLQTPIKEENLKKGGLRFFSTPAKQTFFRGTVKLSYKNDQGELQDKFFHLVQKRGQPGEALATLQMKPGDKRLVEVDLLYPPDATPPQVLTVTTDRN from the coding sequence ATGTTGCCATTCTTACTGATTCTGCCCATCGCCCAATCAAATATTCAACCCATCGGGGAGGAAATTATCCAGATTCAAGAGGTACTACCTCTTCCTGGAAAATTGGATATTATCCCAACTTTTAATAGTAATAGTCCCGAAAAGGTATTAGAAGAAGGTATTTTACTTTCAACTTTTCCCTCCCAAGGTAAGAAAGCACCCACTGCACACCTGAATTTTCCCTTTCGTGGCAGATTTGATATTTTTGCCCACCACATCGCGGAAGCTCCCTCACCGGATAATTTAAGGACATTATATTTAGGTGTGATGCTGCATAATCCGGGGAGAAAACCTGTAAAAGTCAAGGTTTTCCAAGCAGCGAGTTATTTAAGTCAACCGGATGCACCTTTTATTCAGTTACCCAGTTTCAGCGATAATTGGTTAGGAAATGTCTTTGCTGGACCTGGCGATCGCGTCATGAATGAGGTACTCAGAGGACAACGACAAAATAATTTTCCTGCCGAAATTACCATCCCTCCCCAAAGTAGTCAGATGGTGATGAATGCACCCATTCCCGTGAAGGGACTCAACCCACCTCTCAATGGTCGCTCTGCCTTGATGCGTTTATGGAGTAGTGGTAAAGTCTATGCGGCGAGTATGGCGATGTTTGCTCCCACTAATTCTGATGGTACAGAGCGATCGCCCAATGTCCAAGAATGGCAAAATCTCTTAAATAGCGGCGATTTATCCACACCCAGAGATAAGGTACCCACACCCCCAGGTCAAACACCTATTATCTATGGTCGTGTCGCTGGTGTCGCCCAGGGTTCCCGATGGCGAGCTTTTATTACGGATAATCCCCAAGTCAAATATCTTACCATCCCCCAAGCTGGTCAAGCTTATTCCTACGCTCTCAGCACCGTTGATGGAGGTACCCTTGGTACGGGACAGGTGCAAAGTGCGCCCATGTTAGCCCGTTACCCCGATACCGCTTACCGTGCCCATGGTAACTATGGTATTCAATATAGCCTCAAGCTGCCTTTGTATAACAAAACACAATCAAATCAAAAAGTGACAATTTCCTTGCAAACACCTATCAAAGAGGAAAACCTGAAAAAAGGTGGTTTGCGCTTCTTCAGTACACCTGCCAAGCAAACCTTCTTCCGAGGTACGGTCAAGCTAAGTTATAAAAATGACCAGGGAGAACTCCAGGATAAGTTTTTCCACTTAGTACAAAAACGCGGGCAACCAGGGGAAGCTCTCGCAACCTTGCAGATGAAACCAGGGGACAAACGACTGGTGGAAGTGGATTTACTCTACCCACCGGATGCTACACCACCGCAAGTATTAACTGTAACAACAGATAGGAACTAA
- a CDS encoding DUF561 domain-containing protein, with translation MHPSLQSAFASRRALKVISGLHNFDAERVAATVKAAHYGGATFLDIAADVTLVQLAKGLTNLPICVSAVEAEKFVPAVAAGADLIEIGNFDAFYAQGRRFEAEEVLALTYQTRSLLPEITLSVTVPHILTLDQQVQLAEDLVKAGADIIQTEGGTSSQPSHGGTLGLMEKAAPTLAAAYEISRVVSVPVLCASGISNVTAPLAIAAGAAGVGVGSAINQLNSEVAMIAAVRSLVEALATPVQTKV, from the coding sequence ATGCATCCTTCTTTGCAAAGTGCATTTGCTAGCCGTCGCGCTCTGAAAGTGATTAGCGGTTTACATAATTTTGACGCAGAACGTGTAGCGGCAACAGTAAAAGCTGCACATTACGGTGGTGCAACGTTTCTGGATATTGCAGCAGATGTCACGTTAGTGCAATTAGCGAAGGGATTGACAAATTTACCAATATGTGTATCTGCTGTAGAGGCTGAAAAATTTGTGCCCGCAGTGGCAGCAGGTGCAGATTTGATTGAGATTGGTAATTTTGATGCTTTTTATGCCCAGGGGCGGAGATTTGAAGCGGAGGAAGTGTTAGCTTTAACTTACCAGACTCGCTCCTTGCTGCCAGAAATTACCTTGTCGGTGACTGTTCCCCATATTTTGACTTTAGATCAACAGGTACAACTGGCTGAGGATTTGGTGAAAGCGGGGGCTGACATCATTCAAACCGAAGGTGGTACAAGCAGTCAACCCAGCCACGGGGGAACCTTGGGTTTAATGGAAAAAGCTGCTCCTACCCTAGCGGCAGCCTATGAAATTTCCCGTGTCGTCTCAGTACCTGTGCTTTGTGCTTCCGGTATTTCCAATGTTACCGCACCCTTGGCGATCGCGGCTGGTGCTGCGGGTGTTGGTGTCGGTTCTGCCATCAATCAACTCAATAGCGAAGTGGCAATGATTGCTGCTGTGCGGAGTTTAGTGGAAGCATTAGCAACCCCAGTACAGACTAAGGTGTAA
- a CDS encoding DegT/DnrJ/EryC1/StrS aminotransferase family protein, translating to MIQSVNSIPAFDNRQQYTTIAAEVSAVVLEILASGRYIGGAVVENFEQQFAAYHHVSNCIACNSGTDALYLALRAFDIGAGDEVITTPFTFIATAEVISAVGAKPVFVDIDATTFNLDVQQVAAAITPQTKAIIPVHLFGQPVDMTSLMAVAIAHNLIVIEDCAQSTGAKWQGERVGSIGHIGCFSFYPTKNLGGCGDGGAITTNNSEIAAKLRVLKEHGQTTRYIHAEIGVNSRLDAIQAAILTIKLQHLDSWNEKRQAIASRYHEFLSAISGITIPQELSGGEGVWNQYTIRVLDERRDWLRNQLQERGINTMVYYPRPLHLQPVYESLGYQVGQLPISEQGANEVLSLPMFPELSEEQQQQVIYSLKDCF from the coding sequence ATGATTCAAAGTGTAAATTCCATCCCTGCGTTTGATAATCGCCAACAATATACCACCATCGCTGCCGAAGTTAGTGCTGTGGTGTTAGAGATTCTGGCTTCTGGACGTTATATTGGTGGTGCTGTTGTAGAAAATTTCGAGCAGCAGTTTGCCGCTTATCATCATGTAAGTAATTGCATTGCTTGTAACTCCGGTACGGATGCTCTCTATTTGGCATTACGTGCTTTTGATATTGGTGCAGGTGATGAAGTCATCACTACTCCTTTTACCTTCATTGCGACTGCGGAAGTGATTAGCGCAGTTGGAGCCAAACCTGTATTTGTTGATATTGATGCAACTACTTTTAATTTAGATGTGCAACAGGTAGCAGCAGCAATTACTCCCCAAACTAAGGCGATTATCCCAGTGCATCTATTTGGGCAACCTGTGGATATGACAAGTTTAATGGCTGTTGCGATCGCCCATAATTTAATTGTCATTGAAGACTGCGCCCAATCCACGGGAGCAAAATGGCAAGGGGAACGGGTTGGTAGTATTGGACACATTGGTTGTTTTAGTTTCTACCCGACAAAAAATTTAGGGGGATGTGGTGATGGTGGGGCAATAACAACCAATAATTCTGAAATAGCTGCCAAGTTGAGAGTTTTGAAAGAACATGGGCAAACGACTCGATATATCCATGCAGAAATCGGTGTTAATAGTCGTTTAGATGCAATTCAAGCGGCGATTCTGACGATTAAATTACAGCATTTGGATAGTTGGAACGAGAAAAGACAGGCGATCGCCAGCCGTTATCATGAATTTCTCTCTGCAATTTCTGGTATTACTATTCCCCAGGAATTGTCTGGGGGTGAAGGTGTGTGGAATCAATACACCATTCGTGTGCTGGATGAGCGCAGGGATTGGCTACGCAACCAACTCCAGGAACGAGGAATTAATACTATGGTTTATTATCCCCGTCCTTTACACCTGCAACCTGTATACGAAAGCCTAGGTTATCAAGTAGGGCAATTACCAATATCGGAGCAGGGAGCAAATGAAGTTTTATCCTTGCCGATGTTCCCAGAATTATCTGAGGAGCAACAACAACAGGTAATTTATAGCTTAAAGGATTGTTTTTAG